Proteins encoded by one window of Kribbella italica:
- a CDS encoding LLM class flavin-dependent oxidoreductase: MTIKLGLMLPTSTPDPSRPVLGDVGAAARVGEAAGVESVWSTDHLIASAPIVDSTVVLATAAAVTSRVRIGYGVLLLALRPVAWAAKQVSSMQYVSGDRVLLGVGTGNPAHGDVGWRAAGTSYGDRGRRTDEGLAVLRDLIAGRPARVAEDFEAAIAPGATVPPILVAGDGAKAVARAARFGDGWVSIGLAVEDVAARLQVLGELAEQYERPRPTVSIVAPQLDAELAKAVAQVSAYEEAGVERLILAPTGNGWEGDYAWAAELQGARG; encoded by the coding sequence ATGACGATCAAGCTGGGGTTGATGTTGCCGACGTCCACGCCGGATCCTTCGCGGCCGGTGCTGGGGGATGTGGGGGCGGCGGCTCGGGTGGGTGAGGCGGCGGGGGTGGAGTCGGTGTGGTCGACCGATCACCTGATCGCGAGTGCGCCGATCGTGGACAGCACGGTGGTGCTGGCGACGGCGGCTGCGGTGACTTCGCGGGTGCGCATCGGGTACGGCGTACTGCTGCTGGCGTTGCGGCCGGTGGCGTGGGCGGCGAAGCAGGTGAGTTCGATGCAGTACGTGTCGGGGGATCGGGTGCTGCTGGGTGTGGGGACGGGGAATCCGGCGCATGGGGATGTGGGGTGGCGAGCTGCTGGTACGTCGTACGGGGATCGGGGGCGGCGGACCGACGAAGGGCTCGCGGTGCTGCGGGATCTGATCGCCGGGCGTCCGGCGCGGGTGGCGGAGGATTTCGAGGCGGCGATTGCGCCGGGGGCTACTGTGCCGCCGATTCTGGTGGCGGGGGATGGCGCGAAGGCTGTTGCGCGGGCTGCTCGGTTCGGGGACGGGTGGGTTTCGATCGGGCTCGCGGTGGAGGACGTCGCGGCGCGGTTGCAGGTGCTGGGGGAGCTGGCGGAGCAGTACGAGCGGCCGCGGCCGACGGTCAGCATCGTTGCGCCGCAGCTGGATGCCGAGCTGGCGAAGGCGGTTGCGCAGGTGTCGGCGTACGAGGAAGCAGGTGTCGAGCGCCTGATCCTGGCGCCGACCGGGAACGGCTGGGAGGGCGACTACGCCTGGGCCGCCGAGCTGCAGGGCGCTCGGGGCTGA
- a CDS encoding SRPBCC family protein, producing the protein MTEQTPQIVVTIAAPVEAVWEALRDKEKIRHWHGWEYEGGVDGSLDQEIDLIFFDHVAVDDAEAHVLDIQGGDKFEVEPHEGGAKITLTRAARGDNPDWEAYYDDITEGWTTFLHQLRFLLERHPSDPRRTLFYSGTGSDSFDLPDLPAGTPYELDLIGERITGTVWFVSEHQRGLTVDGWGDGLLVLSHLGPNEQKPEGAAMAVLSLYGDTDRDEIDKRWNDWWTAHYPNPTAG; encoded by the coding sequence ATGACCGAGCAGACCCCGCAGATCGTGGTCACCATCGCCGCACCGGTCGAGGCGGTGTGGGAGGCGCTGCGCGACAAGGAGAAGATCCGGCACTGGCACGGCTGGGAGTACGAGGGCGGAGTCGACGGCAGCCTCGACCAGGAGATCGACCTGATCTTCTTCGACCACGTCGCGGTCGACGACGCCGAGGCGCACGTGCTGGACATCCAGGGCGGCGACAAGTTCGAGGTCGAGCCGCACGAGGGCGGCGCCAAGATCACGCTGACCCGCGCGGCGCGCGGCGACAATCCCGACTGGGAGGCGTACTACGACGACATCACCGAGGGCTGGACGACGTTCCTCCACCAGCTCCGCTTCCTCCTCGAGCGTCACCCGAGCGACCCGCGCCGCACGCTCTTCTACTCCGGCACGGGCAGCGACTCCTTCGACCTCCCCGACCTGCCCGCTGGTACGCCGTACGAGCTGGACCTGATCGGCGAACGCATCACCGGCACGGTCTGGTTCGTCTCCGAGCACCAGCGCGGCCTGACCGTCGACGGCTGGGGCGACGGCCTGCTCGTCCTGAGCCACCTCGGCCCGAACGAGCAGAAGCCCGAGGGCGCCGCGATGGCCGTCCTCAGCCTGTACGGCGACACCGACCGCGACGAGATCGACAAGCGCTGGAACGACTGGTGGACGGCTCACTACCCGAACCCGACCGCGGGCTGA
- a CDS encoding ArsR/SmtB family transcription factor yields the protein MLGYVDEPEAVRIALSPIRRQLLELLREPSSATQLAAALELPRQRVSYHLKELEKAGLVELVEERQRRGFVERILQASATIVVDPGVMGHAFTTIHDQYAAEHLVEVAAGTVRDVAGMQRKAGAAGKRLLTFTLETEVRFAEPGDVHRFTDALTEAVRRVVEEFDTADGRPYRLIAGGHPAVRRTEGEDA from the coding sequence ATGCTGGGATACGTCGACGAGCCAGAGGCGGTCCGGATCGCGCTGTCGCCGATCCGGCGGCAGTTGCTGGAGCTGCTGCGGGAGCCGTCCTCGGCGACCCAGCTCGCGGCCGCGCTCGAGCTGCCACGGCAGCGGGTCAGCTACCACCTCAAGGAACTGGAGAAGGCCGGCCTCGTCGAGCTCGTCGAGGAGCGGCAGCGCCGCGGTTTCGTCGAGCGCATCCTCCAAGCGTCGGCGACGATCGTCGTCGACCCCGGCGTGATGGGCCACGCCTTCACCACCATCCACGACCAGTACGCCGCCGAGCACCTGGTGGAAGTTGCCGCCGGCACCGTTCGCGACGTCGCCGGGATGCAGCGCAAGGCCGGCGCCGCGGGCAAGCGCCTGCTCACGTTCACGCTGGAGACCGAGGTCCGGTTCGCCGAGCCGGGCGACGTCCACCGGTTCACCGACGCCTTGACCGAGGCGGTACGGCGGGTGGTCGAGGAGTTCGACACCGCCGACGGCCGCCCGTACCGCTTGATCGCCGGCGGGCACCCCGCCGTCCGCCGTACCGAAGGAGAAGACGCATGA
- a CDS encoding DNA polymerase beta superfamily protein, protein MAIEGPQLPVGTQVVLRVAGSDDVGGTAQRGATGRISGVTANGRYDVRLVDGRSTTARRDQLSLRTAYQDEAIEVAAPDVLVRERTIYAAVVGSRAFGLDTDASDTDTRGVYVAPTEAFWSLAKPPTHVDGPEPEWFSWEVERFCELALKANPNLLEVLHSPLVVTCKPLGQELVDLREAFLSQLAYQTYSGYVLSQFKKLEADFRRDGAPKWKHVMHLIRLLLSARTLLAEGKLVVDVGDDRERLLAVKAGALPWDEVERWRLGLHEDLDRALQKTVLPATPDVAKVDAWLRSVRRISVA, encoded by the coding sequence ATGGCGATCGAGGGGCCGCAGTTGCCGGTGGGGACCCAGGTGGTGTTGCGGGTGGCCGGGTCGGATGACGTCGGTGGGACCGCGCAGCGTGGGGCGACCGGGCGGATCAGCGGGGTGACCGCCAACGGCCGGTACGACGTGCGGCTGGTGGATGGGCGGTCGACGACGGCCCGGCGGGATCAGCTGAGTTTGCGTACGGCGTACCAGGACGAAGCGATCGAGGTGGCAGCGCCGGACGTGCTGGTGCGGGAGCGGACGATCTACGCGGCGGTGGTCGGGTCGCGGGCGTTCGGGCTGGACACGGACGCGTCGGACACCGATACCCGCGGGGTGTACGTCGCGCCGACCGAAGCGTTCTGGTCTCTGGCGAAGCCGCCGACGCACGTGGACGGGCCGGAGCCGGAGTGGTTCTCGTGGGAGGTGGAACGCTTCTGCGAGCTGGCCCTCAAGGCCAACCCGAACCTGCTCGAGGTGCTGCATTCGCCGTTGGTGGTGACCTGCAAACCGCTGGGGCAGGAGCTGGTCGACCTGCGGGAAGCTTTCCTGTCCCAGCTCGCCTACCAGACCTACTCGGGCTACGTGCTGAGCCAGTTCAAGAAGCTCGAGGCCGACTTCCGGCGCGACGGCGCGCCCAAGTGGAAGCACGTCATGCACCTGATCCGCCTGCTGCTGTCGGCGCGCACTCTGCTGGCCGAGGGCAAACTCGTCGTCGATGTCGGCGACGACCGGGAGCGCCTGCTCGCGGTGAAGGCCGGCGCCCTCCCGTGGGACGAGGTCGAACGCTGGCGCCTCGGCCTGCACGAGGACCTCGACCGCGCCCTGCAGAAGACCGTTCTCCCCGCGACGCCCGATGTCGCCAAGGTCGACGCGTGGCTGAGGTCGGTCCGCAGGATAAGCGTCGCCTGA
- a CDS encoding alpha-galactosidase, translating to MSNIKVLQLRSAGVSLVLDCSGPALPSILHWGADLGELSETALIDLRRGAGAVQTGNGLDDNLPVAIVPEYSAGWFGLPGLNGHRDGQDFSASFRLQSVEQVGNTVTIQAADAGAQLKLALTIELTDSGLVKAKADLTNTGGTPYTVDGLVLALPVPTEATELFDMTGRHIGERHPQLHAFTQGAHVRDNRRGRTGADATLLLIAGTQNFTFGTGEVWGVHTAWSGNHRSYAERGMSGFAVIGGGELLLPGEGRLEPQGSYSTPWIYGSYGVGLDQLSTRFHEYLRARPNHPTTDRPVVLNTWEAVYFDLDLDKLKALADAAAEVGAERFVLDDGWFRGRRDDHAGLGDWYVDEGIWPKGLHPLVDHVTGLGLQFGLWVEPEMVNPDSDLAREHPDWILAAGNRMPPTARHQQGLNLGIPAAYDYLLERLDAILNEYDISYLKWDHNRDFVDGGNQQTGTAGIHAQTLALYRLLDELKRRHPGLEIESCSSGGARVDLGVLERTDRVWGSDSNDALERQKIQRYTQLLLPPELIGCHVGPPKAHTTGRTQTLAFRATTALFGHFGIEWDISAASAEEREELAGWVALHKELRPLLHTGRVVRADRGSEDFLLHGVVAQDASRAVFSAVQLTQSITSDLGRVRLPGLDTTRTYRVTKVQTPGAQPRNAAPWWADGVELNGAALANVGVQVPAQWPENAILLDVQAID from the coding sequence GTGTCGAACATCAAGGTGCTGCAGCTCCGCTCGGCGGGTGTCAGCCTGGTGCTGGACTGCTCCGGTCCGGCCCTTCCGTCGATCCTGCACTGGGGTGCGGATCTCGGTGAGCTGAGCGAGACCGCCCTGATTGATCTCAGGCGTGGGGCCGGGGCCGTGCAGACCGGCAACGGTCTCGACGACAACCTGCCGGTCGCGATCGTCCCGGAGTACTCCGCCGGCTGGTTCGGGCTGCCGGGGCTCAACGGGCACCGCGACGGCCAGGACTTCTCCGCGTCGTTCCGGCTGCAGAGCGTCGAGCAGGTCGGCAACACCGTGACCATCCAGGCCGCCGACGCCGGTGCACAGTTGAAGCTCGCGCTGACGATCGAGCTGACCGACTCCGGCCTGGTGAAGGCCAAGGCGGACCTGACCAACACGGGCGGTACGCCGTACACAGTTGACGGTCTGGTGCTCGCTCTGCCGGTGCCGACCGAGGCGACCGAGCTGTTCGACATGACCGGCCGGCACATCGGCGAGCGGCACCCGCAGCTGCACGCGTTCACCCAGGGCGCGCACGTCCGCGACAACCGCCGCGGCCGCACCGGCGCCGACGCGACCCTGCTGCTGATCGCCGGCACGCAGAACTTCACCTTCGGCACCGGCGAGGTTTGGGGTGTGCACACGGCCTGGAGCGGCAACCACCGCTCGTACGCCGAGCGCGGGATGAGCGGGTTCGCCGTGATCGGCGGCGGCGAGCTCCTCCTGCCGGGCGAGGGTCGCCTCGAGCCGCAGGGCAGCTACAGCACCCCCTGGATCTACGGCTCGTACGGCGTGGGCCTGGACCAGCTGTCGACCCGCTTCCACGAGTACCTGCGGGCCCGGCCGAACCATCCCACCACCGACCGCCCGGTCGTGCTGAACACCTGGGAAGCGGTCTACTTCGACCTCGACCTGGACAAGCTGAAGGCGCTCGCGGACGCGGCCGCCGAGGTCGGCGCGGAGCGGTTCGTCCTCGACGACGGCTGGTTCCGCGGCCGCCGCGACGACCACGCCGGGCTCGGCGACTGGTACGTCGACGAGGGCATCTGGCCGAAGGGCCTGCACCCGCTGGTCGACCACGTCACCGGTCTCGGGCTGCAGTTCGGCCTGTGGGTCGAGCCGGAGATGGTCAACCCCGACTCCGACCTGGCCCGCGAGCACCCGGACTGGATCCTTGCCGCCGGCAACCGGATGCCGCCGACCGCGCGGCACCAGCAGGGGCTCAACCTGGGCATCCCGGCGGCGTACGACTACCTGCTCGAGCGGCTCGACGCGATCCTGAACGAGTACGACATCTCGTACCTCAAGTGGGACCACAACCGCGACTTCGTTGACGGCGGCAACCAGCAGACCGGGACCGCGGGCATCCACGCGCAGACGCTGGCGCTCTACCGGCTGCTGGACGAGCTGAAGCGCCGGCACCCCGGCCTGGAGATCGAGTCCTGCTCGTCCGGTGGCGCGCGCGTCGACCTCGGCGTACTGGAGCGGACCGACCGCGTCTGGGGCAGTGACAGCAACGACGCGCTGGAGCGCCAGAAGATCCAGCGCTACACCCAGCTGCTGCTCCCGCCGGAGCTGATCGGCTGCCACGTCGGCCCGCCGAAGGCGCACACCACCGGCCGGACCCAGACGCTGGCGTTCCGGGCGACCACCGCGCTGTTCGGCCACTTCGGGATCGAGTGGGACATCAGCGCGGCATCGGCCGAGGAGCGCGAGGAGCTGGCAGGCTGGGTCGCACTGCACAAGGAGCTCCGGCCGCTGCTGCACACCGGCCGGGTGGTCCGGGCCGACCGTGGCTCGGAGGACTTCCTGCTGCACGGCGTCGTCGCACAGGATGCGTCCCGCGCGGTCTTCAGCGCCGTACAGCTGACCCAGTCGATCACCTCCGACCTGGGCCGGGTCCGGCTGCCCGGGCTCGACACGACCCGTACCTACCGGGTCACCAAGGTGCAGACTCCCGGTGCTCAGCCGCGCAACGCCGCTCCTTGGTGGGCCGACGGCGTGGAGCTGAACGGCGCCGCACTCGCCAACGTCGGGGTCCAGGTCCCGGCGCAGTGGCCCGAGAACGCGATCCTGCTGGACGTGCAAGCCATCGACTGA
- a CDS encoding sugar ABC transporter permease, translating to MAVTTSAPPKRRRRSLGDLKVAMIFLAPATVGFVVFYIWPTLRGAYLSFTEYSLLQAPEFNGLQNYERMIHDSFFWNALVVTVEYVVINIGLQTVLAVLIAMLMYRLTKSITVRAVILLPYLIANVVVALVWYWMLDFQVGIVNQGLTLIGIDPVAFFGDSHWAIPTVAGINIWRHMGYTALLVFAGLQTIPSYVYEAAEVDGSSEMQTFWRITLPLLRPVLVMVLVVTMIGSFQIFDTIAVTTQGGPINATRVIYYYIYERAFTRFDFGYASAMALVLFAILAVVSLLQLRLLRAKESDLA from the coding sequence GTGGCCGTGACGACGAGTGCCCCACCGAAGCGACGACGACGAAGTCTCGGGGACCTGAAGGTCGCGATGATCTTCCTGGCCCCGGCCACCGTCGGGTTCGTGGTGTTCTACATCTGGCCGACCCTGCGCGGCGCCTACCTGAGCTTCACCGAGTACAGCCTGCTGCAGGCGCCGGAGTTCAACGGGCTGCAGAACTACGAGCGGATGATCCACGACAGCTTCTTCTGGAACGCGCTCGTCGTCACGGTCGAGTACGTCGTGATCAACATCGGCCTGCAGACCGTGCTGGCGGTGCTGATCGCGATGCTGATGTACCGGCTGACCAAGTCGATCACGGTCCGCGCGGTGATCCTGCTGCCGTACCTGATCGCGAACGTGGTGGTCGCGCTGGTCTGGTACTGGATGCTCGACTTCCAGGTCGGCATCGTGAACCAGGGCCTGACGCTGATCGGGATCGATCCGGTGGCCTTCTTCGGCGACTCGCACTGGGCCATCCCGACCGTTGCCGGGATCAACATCTGGCGGCACATGGGCTACACGGCGCTGCTGGTGTTCGCCGGTCTGCAGACCATTCCGTCGTACGTGTACGAGGCCGCCGAGGTGGACGGCTCGAGCGAGATGCAGACGTTCTGGCGGATCACGCTGCCGCTGCTGCGGCCGGTCCTGGTGATGGTCCTGGTGGTCACCATGATCGGTTCGTTCCAGATCTTCGACACGATCGCGGTGACCACGCAGGGCGGGCCGATCAACGCCACCCGGGTCATCTACTACTACATCTACGAGCGGGCCTTCACCCGGTTCGACTTCGGGTACGCCTCCGCGATGGCCCTGGTGCTGTTCGCGATCCTCGCGGTCGTCTCGCTGCTGCAGCTGCGGCTGCTGCGGGCCAAGGAGAGTGATCTGGCATGA
- a CDS encoding carbohydrate ABC transporter permease gives MRKSLTPGRTVAWVVLIVLMLLTLFPFYWMLRTALSDNTQLAGHPSSLLPVETTLGAFKRVLGLSTVEEAQAQGGSGAAVNFWLYLRNSLIVSTVTTVSQVFFSAMAAYAFARLRWPGRDKVFALFLAALMVPPIFTTLPNFVLIKNLGLLNSFAGIILPGAFMTPFAIFFLRQFFLGINRELEEAAMIDGAGHRKIFFGIIIPISAAPIATLAILTYINSWNDYFWPLLVGQQENVRVLTVALGVFRSQTPQGGPDWAGLMAATLIAALPMIVLFLAFAKRITNSIGFSGIK, from the coding sequence ATGAGGAAGTCGCTCACTCCGGGCCGGACCGTCGCGTGGGTCGTCCTGATCGTGCTGATGCTGCTCACGCTGTTCCCGTTCTACTGGATGCTTCGTACGGCGCTGTCGGACAACACCCAGCTGGCCGGCCACCCGAGCTCGCTGCTCCCGGTGGAGACCACGCTCGGCGCCTTCAAGCGGGTGCTCGGGCTGTCGACGGTCGAGGAGGCGCAGGCCCAGGGCGGGTCCGGCGCCGCGGTCAACTTCTGGCTGTACCTGCGCAACTCGCTGATCGTGTCCACCGTGACGACGGTCAGCCAGGTGTTCTTCAGCGCGATGGCGGCGTACGCGTTCGCCCGGCTGCGCTGGCCCGGCCGGGACAAGGTGTTCGCGCTGTTCCTGGCCGCGTTGATGGTGCCGCCGATCTTCACCACGCTGCCGAACTTCGTGCTGATCAAGAACCTCGGGCTACTGAACAGCTTCGCCGGCATCATCCTGCCCGGCGCGTTCATGACGCCGTTCGCGATCTTCTTCCTGCGCCAGTTCTTCCTCGGCATCAACCGGGAGCTGGAGGAGGCGGCGATGATCGACGGCGCCGGGCACCGCAAGATCTTCTTCGGCATCATCATCCCGATCAGTGCGGCACCGATCGCGACGCTGGCGATCCTGACCTACATCAACTCCTGGAACGACTACTTCTGGCCGCTGCTGGTCGGCCAGCAGGAGAACGTCCGGGTGCTGACCGTTGCTCTCGGGGTGTTCCGGTCGCAGACTCCACAGGGTGGGCCGGACTGGGCCGGGCTGATGGCGGCGACGCTGATCGCGGCGCTGCCGATGATCGTCTTGTTCCTGGCCTTCGCCAAGCGGATCACCAACTCCATCGGTTTCTCCGGGATCAAGTGA
- a CDS encoding substrate-binding domain-containing protein translates to MNISRRTLLKGTLAGLAASAVAGCNNGAASRGSGEVIYWLWDSAQLPMYTECAKVFRQQNPQYSVKIEQYGWNDYWNKLVTGFISGTAPDVFTSHSAKYPLFADKGQVLALDDYVERDGVDLSIYQKGLAERWIGADGHRYGLPKDFDTEVYFYNSGLTEAAGISTDQLNAMTWNPKDGGTFEQIVARLTVDAKGRRGDQPGFDKDNIKVFGLGYGDAGGADGQTSWSWYAATNDWTYSEGEPWGTKFFYGDPKFTETIGWWRGLISKGFMPTYAQAKSGVDVTTSFGAGKYGITPNGSWMLETYAGLKQVKTKLARLPEGPNGKRMSMMNGLADTIWGDSTRKDASWAWVKFLGSQTAQDIVAKAGVVFPAVTASLPLAKAAFEADGWDVTPFLEPVSAGDVFAYPANPNAADVSAVMVPAMDAVMAFEKEPASLAEANDDVNQILSAAS, encoded by the coding sequence ATGAACATTTCACGACGCACGTTGCTCAAGGGGACGCTGGCCGGACTGGCCGCCTCGGCGGTCGCCGGCTGCAACAACGGAGCCGCCTCGCGCGGGTCCGGCGAGGTCATCTACTGGCTGTGGGACTCGGCCCAGCTGCCGATGTACACCGAGTGCGCGAAGGTGTTCCGGCAGCAGAACCCGCAGTACAGCGTGAAGATCGAGCAGTACGGCTGGAACGACTACTGGAACAAGCTCGTCACCGGCTTCATCTCCGGTACGGCGCCGGACGTGTTCACCTCGCACTCGGCGAAGTACCCGCTGTTCGCCGACAAGGGCCAGGTGCTCGCGCTGGACGACTACGTCGAGCGCGACGGGGTCGACCTGTCGATCTACCAGAAGGGTCTGGCCGAGCGCTGGATCGGCGCCGACGGCCACCGGTACGGGCTGCCGAAGGACTTCGACACCGAGGTGTACTTCTACAACTCCGGGCTCACCGAGGCGGCCGGGATCAGCACCGACCAGCTGAACGCGATGACCTGGAACCCCAAGGACGGCGGCACGTTCGAGCAGATCGTCGCCCGGCTGACCGTCGACGCCAAGGGCCGGCGCGGTGACCAGCCGGGGTTCGACAAGGACAACATCAAGGTCTTCGGACTCGGGTACGGCGACGCCGGTGGCGCCGACGGCCAGACCAGCTGGAGCTGGTACGCCGCGACGAACGACTGGACGTACTCCGAGGGCGAGCCGTGGGGCACCAAGTTCTTCTACGGCGACCCGAAGTTCACCGAGACGATCGGCTGGTGGCGCGGGCTGATCAGCAAGGGCTTCATGCCGACGTACGCGCAGGCCAAGTCCGGGGTCGACGTGACCACGTCGTTCGGGGCCGGCAAGTACGGCATCACGCCGAACGGGTCCTGGATGCTCGAGACGTACGCCGGTCTGAAGCAGGTGAAGACCAAGCTGGCGCGGCTCCCGGAGGGGCCGAACGGCAAGCGGATGTCGATGATGAACGGGCTGGCGGACACGATCTGGGGTGACTCCACCCGCAAGGACGCGTCCTGGGCGTGGGTCAAGTTCCTCGGGTCGCAGACGGCGCAGGACATCGTCGCCAAGGCCGGGGTCGTGTTCCCGGCGGTGACTGCCTCGCTGCCGCTGGCCAAGGCGGCGTTCGAGGCCGACGGCTGGGACGTGACGCCGTTCCTGGAGCCGGTGTCGGCGGGCGACGTGTTCGCGTACCCGGCGAACCCGAACGCGGCCGACGTCAGCGCGGTGATGGTGCCGGCGATGGACGCGGTGATGGCGTTCGAGAAGGAACCGGCGTCGCTGGCCGAGGCCAACGACGACGTGAACCAGATCCTCTCGGCGGCCAGCTGA
- a CDS encoding ABC transporter permease has protein sequence MTPRLFWACLQQAIRRDLQFRSQTAINAFSSIGDLVLGVVPVLIITGSGGTAWTGPLAVVVVGIFGISTGLMDCFVKPNLAKMHGYVRQGDLDLILIRPVNAQLFATLRWMEPAELGRVLSGAAMVAVGLHLADVRPDAGLVLQAVAWAAIGFAGFSLLWANLAYSAFWFESADPVNEIAAQLREAGKYPITYFTGAARLVLMTLVPAGLVAAVPVETLTGTASPLLLALPALAAGLVLTKLHWHLASRRYSSASS, from the coding sequence ATGACGCCCCGGCTGTTCTGGGCGTGCCTGCAGCAGGCGATCCGCCGGGACCTGCAGTTCCGCAGCCAGACCGCGATCAACGCGTTCTCGTCGATCGGCGACCTCGTGCTCGGCGTCGTACCGGTCCTGATCATCACCGGCTCCGGCGGCACGGCCTGGACCGGGCCGCTGGCCGTCGTCGTGGTCGGCATCTTCGGCATCTCGACCGGCCTGATGGACTGCTTCGTCAAACCGAACCTGGCCAAGATGCACGGCTACGTCCGCCAGGGCGACCTCGACCTGATCCTGATCCGCCCGGTCAACGCCCAGCTGTTCGCGACCCTGCGCTGGATGGAGCCGGCCGAGCTCGGCCGTGTCCTGTCCGGCGCCGCGATGGTCGCGGTCGGCCTGCACCTGGCGGACGTCCGGCCCGATGCCGGTCTGGTCCTGCAAGCGGTCGCCTGGGCCGCGATCGGGTTCGCCGGGTTCAGCCTGCTCTGGGCCAACCTCGCCTACTCGGCGTTCTGGTTCGAGAGCGCCGACCCGGTCAACGAGATCGCGGCGCAGCTCCGCGAGGCGGGCAAGTACCCGATCACCTACTTCACCGGCGCGGCCCGGCTCGTCCTGATGACGCTCGTCCCGGCCGGGCTGGTGGCCGCGGTGCCGGTCGAGACCTTGACCGGCACCGCGTCACCACTGCTGCTCGCCCTCCCGGCACTCGCCGCCGGGCTGGTGCTCACCAAACTCCACTGGCACCTCGCCAGCCGCCGCTACAGCTCAGCCAGCAGCTGA
- a CDS encoding ABC transporter permease: protein MTRQLRLLRILTVQEVRMMMNHRWWLFLLQIANVLPPAIALLVWHGAIDQGANPPVSTTYLTSYLVLVSVVSMVTSSWTSGFLAASIRLGGLNSWLVRPCSTHLSHLANNSAEKFLKLGLLVPPVVVLGLIFRDDLRLPGEPGRWLLFLPALIMAAAMTFAFDILIGSLAFWMEDIAAVDRLRYLLARLLSGGLVPLALFPAVFQPFLDAQPFRFLISFPLEVLLGTTRAIDYAYQAGWFVVVVGGAVLVWRRGLRDYQGAGA, encoded by the coding sequence GTGACCCGGCAGCTCCGGCTGCTCCGCATCCTGACCGTGCAAGAGGTCCGGATGATGATGAACCACCGCTGGTGGCTCTTCCTGCTCCAGATCGCCAACGTGCTGCCGCCGGCCATCGCGCTCCTGGTCTGGCACGGCGCCATCGACCAGGGCGCCAACCCGCCCGTCTCCACGACGTACCTGACGAGCTACCTGGTCCTCGTCAGCGTCGTCTCGATGGTCACGTCGAGCTGGACGTCGGGCTTCCTGGCCGCGTCCATCCGCCTCGGCGGTCTCAACTCCTGGCTCGTCCGCCCCTGCTCGACCCACCTGTCGCACCTGGCCAACAACTCGGCCGAGAAGTTCCTCAAGCTCGGCCTGCTCGTGCCCCCGGTCGTCGTCCTCGGCCTGATCTTCCGCGACGACCTCCGTCTGCCCGGCGAGCCGGGCCGTTGGCTGCTCTTCCTCCCGGCCCTGATCATGGCCGCGGCGATGACGTTCGCCTTCGACATCCTGATCGGCTCCCTCGCCTTCTGGATGGAGGACATCGCGGCGGTCGACCGCCTGCGCTACCTGCTCGCGCGACTTCTCTCGGGAGGCCTCGTACCACTCGCGCTCTTCCCGGCGGTCTTCCAGCCGTTTCTCGACGCACAGCCGTTCCGCTTCCTGATCTCGTTCCCGCTCGAGGTCCTGCTCGGTACGACGCGCGCGATCGACTACGCCTACCAGGCGGGCTGGTTCGTCGTCGTGGTCGGTGGCGCGGTCCTGGTCTGGCGACGCGGTCTGCGCGACTACCAGGGAGCGGGCGCATGA
- a CDS encoding ABC transporter ATP-binding protein: MHAISTTRLTKVYRYSEQEPGMKGAFKGLFKPVRRERTAVDALTLTVPKGQVIGLLGPNGAGKTTTIKMLCGLLRPTGGELEVLGHQPHQRSFDFLSRISVVFGQKSMLWWDVSTYDSLLIHREMYAIPKPVFDASVAELTERLDVAGLINIPVRKLSLGQRMRCELVLALLHGPDLLFADEPTVGLDVVAKLALRNFLAELNRDHGTTIVLTSHDMSDVAALCRRIALIDHGVIGFDGDLRELRQRSGQHADADLDQVLAAMFQGRRS; encoded by the coding sequence ATGCACGCGATCAGCACGACCCGACTCACCAAGGTCTACCGGTACTCCGAGCAGGAGCCCGGGATGAAGGGCGCCTTCAAAGGCCTCTTCAAGCCCGTACGCCGTGAGCGCACGGCGGTCGACGCACTCACCCTGACCGTGCCGAAGGGCCAGGTGATCGGCCTGCTCGGCCCGAACGGCGCCGGCAAGACCACCACGATCAAGATGCTCTGCGGCCTGCTCCGCCCGACCGGCGGCGAGCTCGAGGTCCTCGGCCACCAGCCGCACCAGCGTTCCTTCGACTTCCTCAGCCGGATCTCGGTCGTGTTCGGCCAGAAGTCGATGCTCTGGTGGGACGTCTCGACGTACGACTCGCTGCTGATCCACCGCGAGATGTACGCGATCCCGAAACCGGTCTTCGACGCGTCCGTCGCCGAGCTGACCGAGCGCCTCGACGTCGCCGGGCTGATCAACATCCCGGTCCGCAAGCTCTCCCTCGGCCAGCGGATGCGCTGCGAGCTGGTGCTCGCCCTGCTGCACGGCCCGGACCTCCTGTTCGCCGACGAACCGACCGTCGGTCTGGACGTCGTCGCGAAGCTTGCCCTGCGCAACTTCCTCGCCGAGCTGAACCGCGACCACGGGACCACGATCGTCCTGACCAGCCACGACATGAGCGACGTCGCCGCGCTGTGCCGGCGGATCGCGCTGATCGACCACGGCGTGATCGGCTTCGACGGGGATCTGCGGGAGCTGCGGCAGCGCAGCGGCCAGCACGCCGACGCGGATCTCGACCAGGTCCTGGCCGCCATGTTCCAGGGCCGCCGCTCGTGA